Proteins from a genomic interval of Pseudomonadota bacterium:
- a CDS encoding Flp family type IVb pilin has protein sequence MLKNLKTFLREESGATAIEYGLIAALISVVIIASV, from the coding sequence ATGCTTAAAAATCTAAAAACATTTCTTAGAGAGGAAAGTGGAGCAACAGCTATTGAATATGGTTTGATAGCTGCCCTAATTTCGGTTGTAATTATTGCATCTGT